In the genome of Cyanobacterium stanieri LEGE 03274, the window TTACGCTTAGAACTTCATGAGATTGAGCAATGTGGAGATCAAATTAACACCCGTTGGACTATGTCATGGAATAGCCCTTTACCTTGGAAGCCTTTTATTTCCGTTTCCGGCCGTAGTGAGTTAAAGTTAAAGGATAATTTAATTGTGGGCCATTATGACTATTGGGATAAGTCTTTCTGGCATATGATTAAACAACATTTTCCTTTTCAATA includes:
- a CDS encoding DUF2358 domain-containing protein, which codes for MNLVKIIEEDYQRFPENQTYGIYAEDVHFKDPVYDFRGLKKYQEMIGFLKKWFANLRLELHEIEQCGDQINTRWTMSWNSPLPWKPFISVSGRSELKLKDNLIVGHYDYWDKSFWHMIKQHFPFQ